A stretch of Scheffersomyces stipitis CBS 6054 chromosome 2, complete sequence DNA encodes these proteins:
- the FCR1 gene encoding FCR1; zinc finger transcription factor (fungal Zn(2)-Cys(6) binuclear cluster zinc finger transcription factor; slight identity to CAT8; transcription factor involved in gluconeogenesis; involved in pleiotropic drug resistance~go_component nucleus~go_component nucleus) has product MNPVSPPSPTDEAGHSTLGISASGNVGYSSSHIKKKRVGKACDSCRIKKTKCDGKKPCNRCIIDNKICVFTEKKKPKEKNHPQGYVELLETRLDILTKSLEKLIELSRPSLPFLEEILQDGKRTRRMKTEFESDSNDELSSDEDSQSPGTQTRVKKEKDFSIDELDHNSTVVPDEDSIPINRVVSYLINSEGLLNNLPVEWEAGAMLAANYVPKNMDKYSKVFAEHKLNVTEKNEIENHNHNHTEFGPSPSSLAVHRDQLFQHSQFSNKRQNNQVAVKREDDHPVLYEDGEDMAITSPTASALSQTSLTEQLNLNEFSLGGFSSGGLVVAGTGHFENANNTNSLSSYASSNNDFTMSDIDTDSVSSYSQGQLHHGKMPSHQISQIQNHQLQSQKFIKSASISPAEIENFPRRANSIFLSNSQGCEGQPPSSVTKSGSISSLTSKYENHNLAMPVSSATPPPETLRRSSSSLIQRPCSPSHQKAKNSGHVHKAQFHPHSSSNKSSTSGTVVSNNGNEFHISGNYIGKRSSYSSVSSTNSNATTPSIIVAHTTPTLFGGSSTVTTSLSPQNQGFPFYDNQDSSKDFDNFVLTFDELPSTAFKINPTIHESP; this is encoded by the coding sequence ATGAATCCTGTATCTCCTCCTTCACCTACAGACGAAGCCGGTCACAGCACGCTAGGCATTTCGGCCAGCGGCAACGTCGGCTACTCTTCGAGCCatatcaagaaaaagagagtAGGAAAAGCTTGCGACTCCTGTCGTatcaagaagacgaaatgTGATGGTAAGAAGCCTTGCAACCGTTGCATAATTGATAACAAGATCTGTGTCTTcacagaaaagaaaaagccCAAGGAAAAGAACCATCCTCAGGGCTATGTAGAATTGCTAGAAACTCGTTTGGATATCTTGACCAAGTCATTGGAGAAGTTAATCGAGTTGAGTAGACCCAGTTTGcctttcttggaagaaatacTCCAGGACGGAAagagaaccagaagaatgAAAACAGAATTCGAGTCTGACTCTAATGATGAATTGCTGTCTGATGAGGATAGTCAATCACCAGGCACTCAGACGAGGGTtaaaaaggaaaaggaCTTTTCAATTGACGAGCTTGACCACAATTCAACGGTTGTACCTGATGAGGACAGCATTCCTATAAATAGAGTCGTATCCTACCTTATCAACAGCGAGGGCTTGCTTAATAATTTGCCTGTAGAATGGGAAGCTGGTGCTATGCTAGCAGCAAACTACGTTCCCAAGAACATGGACAAGTACCTGAAGGTTTTTGCTGAACACAAGTTGAATGTcacagaaaagaatgaaattgaaaacCATAACCATAACCATACAGAGTTCGGaccaagtccaagtagCTTGGCTGTTCATCGGgatcaactttttcaacatTCACAGTTTTCTAATAAAAGACAAAATAACCAAGTCGCTGTGAAGAGAGAAGACGACCATCCGGTCTTGTACGAGGATGGAGAGGACATGGCAATTACTTCTCCAACAGCTTCAGCATTGCTGCAGACAAGTTTGACAGAgcaattgaacttgaacgagTTCTCCCTAGGAGGTTTTTCCTCTGGGGGACTAGTTGTAGCAGGAACTGGACATTTTGAGAATGCCAACAATACCAATAGTCTTTCTTCGTATGCCTCTTccaacaacgacttcaCCATGAGCGACATAGATACGGATTCCGTTTCAAGTTATTCGCAGGGCCAGCTTCATCATGGTAAGATGCCATCGCATCAAATCTCCCAGATTCAGAATCATCAACTCCAATCACAGAAATTCATAAAGAGCGCCTCAATTTCACCAGCAGAGATTGAAAACTTCCCTAGGAGAGCCAACTCTATTTTCTTGTCAAACTCGCAGGGTTGTGAAGGTCAACCACCTTCTTCCGTGACCAAGAGCGgttctatttcttcattaACTTCGAAATACGAAAACCACAACTTGGCCATGCCTGTCAGTTCAGCTACTCCACCTCCTGAAACCTTGAGAAggtcaagttcttcattgatCCAACGTCCATGTTCTCCTTCTCACCAAAAAGCAAAAAACAGTGGTCATGTTCATAAAGCCCAATTCCATCCCCATTCTCTGTCCAACAAGTCTAGTACTTCTGGAACTGTAGTCAGTAATAATGGAAATGAATTTCATATCAGTGGAAACTACATTGGCAAGAGACTGAGCTACTCCAGTGTCTCTTCTACGAACTCTAATGCTACTACACCAAGCATAATCGTTGCTCACACTACACCAACGCTCTTTGGAGGAAGCAGCACAGTCACAACATCGTTGTCGCCTCAGAATCAAGGCTTCCCATTCTACGACAACCAGGATAGCTCCAAAGACTTTGACAATTTCGTCTTGACCTTTGATGAGCTTCCATCCACTGCATTCAAGATTAACCCTACAATCCACGAGAGCCCATAA
- a CDS encoding predicted protein — MSHSQIIGTKDCRNMALFWSQPPDIDFVASVSGSDCFCKWSGTFVAARVLPEVETFSAEEFKLATELSFFLRLKFSLLLFPSLDRPKRNDGASPEPAFSNNDSLLDYKRLQRAFEYGLKFYCRKAAAVVCIDS; from the coding sequence ATGTCGCACTCTCAGATTATCGGTACTAAAGATTGTCGTAACATGGCCCTCTTTTGGAGCCAGCCACCAGACATTGATTTCGTGGCAAGCGTCTCTGGAAGTGATTGCTTTTGCAAATGGAGTGGTACCTTCGTAGCAGCTAGGGTGCTCCCAGAGGTCGAGACTTTCCTGGCTGAGGAATTTAAGTTGGCTACTGAGCtttcctttttcttgcGCCTTAAGTTTCTGTTACTTTTGTTCCCAAGCCTCGATCGGCCCAAACGTAATGACGGTGCCTCTCCAGAGCCAGCTTTTTCTAATAATGACCTGCTTTTAGACTACAAACGGCTACAACGCGCCTTCGAATATGGTTTAAAGTTTTATTGTCGAAAGGCGGCTGCCGTTGTGTGCATTGACTCCTAA
- the TDH3 gene encoding glyceraldehyde-3-phosphate dehydrogenase (glyceraldehyde-3-phosphate dehydrogenase (GAPDH)~go_funtion glyceraldehyde-3-phosphate dehydrogenase (phosphorylating) activity~go_process glycolysis), which yields MAIKIGINGFGRIGRLVLRVALTRKDIEVVAVNDPFIAPDYAAYMFKYDSTHGKYDGEVKSEGDALVIDGHAIKVFQERDPASIPWGKSGVDYVIESTGVFTKLEGAQKHIDGGAKKVIITAPSADAPMFVVGVNADKYTPDLNIISNASCTTNCLAPLAKVINDTFGIEEGLMTTVHSITATQKTVDGPSHKDWRGGRTASGNIIPSSTGAAKAVGKVIPELNGKLTGMSLRVPTVDVSVVDLTVRLKTPATYEEISAAIKKASEGALKGVLGYTEDAVVSTDFLGSTYSSIFDQKAGILLSPTFVKLISWYDNEFGYSTRVVDLLEHVAKVSA from the coding sequence ATGGCTATCAAGATTGGTATTAACGGTTTCGGCCGTATCGGACGTTTGGTGTTGAGAGTCGCTTTGACCAGAAAGGACATCGAGGTTGTTGCTGTCAACGATCCATTTATCGCTCCAGACTACGCCGCCTACATGTTCAAGTACGACTCCACCCACGGTAAGTACGATGGTGAAGTCAAGTCCGAAGGTGACGCTCTTGTCATTGACGGCCACGCCATCAAGgtcttccaagaaagaGACCCAGCCTCTATCCCATGGGGTAAGTCTGGTGTTGACTACGTCATCGAATCCACTGGTGTCTtcaccaagttggaagGTGCCCAAAAGCACATTGACGGTGGTGCCAAGAAGGTCATCATCACTGCTCCATCTGCCGACGCTCCTATGTTCGTTGTTGGTGTCAATGCTGACAAGTACACCCCAGACTTGAACATTATCTCCAACGCCTCTTGTACCACCAACTGTTTGGCTCCTTTGGCTAAGGTTATCAACGACACCTTcggaattgaagaaggtttGATGACCACTGTCCACTCCATCACCGCCACCCAGAAGACTGTTGACGGTCCATCCCACAAGGACTGGAGAGGAGGTAGAACCGCTTCCGGTAACATCATCCCATCTTCCACTGGTGCTGCCAAGGCTGTCGGTAAGGTTATCCCTGAATTGAACGGTAAGTTGACCGGTATGTCCTTGAGAGTCCCAACTGTCGATGTCTCCGTTGTTGACTTGACCGTCAGATTGAAGACCCCAGCCACCTACGAAGAAATCTCTGCTGCTATCAAGAAGGCTTCCGAAGGTGCCTTGAAGGGTGTTTTGGGCTACACTGAAGACGCTGTTGTCTCTACCGACTTCTTGGGCTCTACTTACTCTTCCATCTTTGACCAAAAGGCTGGTATCTTGTTGTCTCCAACCTTCGTCAAGTTGATCTCCTGGTACGATAACGAATTCGGTTACTCCACCAGAGTCGTCGACTTGTTGGAACACGTTGCCAAGGTTTCTGCTTAA
- a CDS encoding predicted protein — MSEERSITDLFLDQTFKLYKCNQSLVTISASTNVLAADQVAYLKENIAKYLYSVYRRRRDESREGEIIPRYSRADDIEPELKITFGSRNTSFENRIYNIQYLIIRTSDRSLQLPRQIFIFINRDGVDSDGKSFNTIVLNRQFNSSSSSVQVNNFIISLLENMPDIETGLVMKEYRLNEKYIETAINELSNSIKDLKDTRVGEEVRLMDGLLGDLEITYSSESKSSTFSNGPVINGNLRNIVINIPQKDITEFINKFEKESEHGEKQTKLQLISEINGFLYDNSSINFENLAIVKFVSSVVNISAEGKIKISGAKIAVGDESVKDRIVWFLLESLYNEKALARQ; from the coding sequence ATGTCAGAAGAACGGTCTATTACCGATCTCTTTCTCGACCAGACATTCAAACTCTACAAGTGCAACCAATCCTTAGTCACGATAAGTGCTTCTACAAATGTCCTCGCTGCGGATCAAGTTGCTTATCTCAAAGAAAACATCGCCAAATACCTCTACAGTGTATATCGAAGACGAAGAGACGAGTCTCGTGAAGGAGAGATTATACCACGGTACTCCAGAGCCGATGATATAGAgccagaattgaaaatcacCTTTGGTTCCAGAAACACCAGCTTTGAAAATCGCATCTATAACATTCAGTATTTAATAATAAGAACTTCGGACAGAAGCCTACAATTGCCACGACAgatatttatatttatCAATAGGGACGGGGTCGACTCGGATGGCAAATCATTCAATACTATAGTACTCAATCGGCAGTTTAACAGCAGCAGTTCTTCTGTCCAAGTCAATAACTTCATCATATCGCTATTGGAAAATATGCCTGATATTGAAACAGGCCTAGTGATGAAGGAGTACCGGTTGAACGAAAAGTATATAGAGACGGCGATTAATGAACTCTCCAACAGCATTAAAGATCTCAAGGATACGAGGGTAGGTGAAGAAGTGAGGCTTATGGATGGTTTACTAGGTGATTTGGAAATTACGTACAGTTCAGAATCAAAGTCTAGCACTTTTTCCAATGGACCAGTTATAAATGGCAATTTGCGAAATATTGTCATAAATATTCCGCAGAAGGACATCACCGAGTTTATCAACAAgtttgagaaagaaagtgaacACGGTGAGAAACAGACAAAGTTGCAGCTCATCTCGGAGATCAATGGGTTCCTTTATGATAATAGTTCGATAAATTTCGAGAACTTGGCTATTGTCAAGTTTGTGTCGAGCGTGGTGAATATCTCTGCAGAGGGCAAGATTAAAATCTCGGGAGCCAAAATTGCTGTCGGTGATGAGTCGGTGAAGGACAGGATAGTGTGGTTCCTTCTAGAGTCTTTGTATAATGAGAAGGCATTGGCCAGACAGTAG
- the PMT2 gene encoding Phospho Mannno Transferase; dolichyl-P-mannose-protein mannosyltransferase (Transfers mannosyl residues from dolichyl phosphate-D-mannose to seryl and threonyl residues in proteins; acts in complex with Pmt1p~go_funtion mannosyltransferase activity~go_component membrane~go_process O-linked glycosylation) translates to MSASGVYSTDKASLRQRSDKAVAVNGESELEIDATAEKLAQLDDSSELCASLAKLEQIVAPIFFTAISFFVRFYRISVNDAVVWDEAHFGKFGSYYLRHEFYHDVHPPLGKMLIGLSGYLAGYNGSWDFPSGEKYPDYIDYTKMRLFNATFSALCVPLAYYTGKEIGFSVLTTWLFTLMVTLELSYVTLGKFILLDSMLLFFTVATVFCFSRFNNYNNAKSEFSRKWWKWILLTGFSIGCTCSVKMVGLFVTTLVGIYTVVDLWNKLGDKSISWKKYTQHWLARILALIAIPISIFLLSFKLHFDLLYKSGTGDANMSSLFQANLVGSDVGGGPREISIAHSVITLKNQGLTGGLLHSHVQTFPEGSKQQQVTTYGHKDSNNNWVFQRSRGETPYDTSNNNTEIEYVLDGMKIRVMHPQTGRNLHTHDIPAPVTKGHHEVACYGNMTIGDLKDNWFVEIVEQQSDEDKLRLHPLTTSFRLKNEVMNCYLGVTGVSLPQWGFRQGEVACFKNPFKKDKRTWWNIENNRNEILPPAPADFKLPKTKFLKDFIQLNVAMMATNNALVPDSDKQDDLASEAWQWPTLNVGIRMCSWAKDKVKYFLIGSTVNTWASSVGVVLFAFLTLYYLIRWQRQIVDFPASEPNKLKLFLMGGIYPMFGWGLHFMPFVIMGRVTYVHHYVPALYFALIVLCYEIESFTSPLNKGGSVKKYIRGAIYIAWYAAVIGAFWYWRYISWGLEGAKEDWKHLDLLPTWRISDDRYR, encoded by the coding sequence ATGTCTGCGTCCGGTGTGTACTCAACCGACAAAGCCAGTCTTCGTCAAAGAAGCGACAAGGCTGTAGCTGTAAACGGTGAAAGTGAACTTGAAATCGATGCTACCGCTGAAAAACTTGCTCAGCTCGACGACTCGTCTGAACTCTGTGCTTCTTTGGCCAAATTGGAGCAAATCGTCGctccaatttttttcactgcCATCTCGTTCTTTGTCAGATTTTACAGAATCTCTGTCAACGATGCTGTCGTATGGGACGAAGCCCATTTCGGCAAGTTTGGTTCCTACTACTTACGTCACGAGTTCTACCACGATGTTCATCCTCCTTTGGGCAAGATGTTAATCGGTTTGTCCGGCTACTTGGCTGGCTACAATGGCTCGTGGGATTTCCCATCTGGTGAAAAGTACCCAGACTACATTGACTATACCAAGATGAGACTCTTCAACGCCACGTTTTCTGCCTTGTGTGTTCCCTTGGCTTATTACACCGGTAAGGAAATCGGCTTCTCCGTTCTCACGACCTGGTTGTTTACCTTGATGGTCACGTTGGAGTTGTCGTATGTCACATTGGGTAAGTTTATCTTGTTGGACTCCAtgcttctcttcttcaccgTAGCCACTGTGTTCTGTTTCCTGCGTTtcaacaactacaacaacgCTAAGTCCGAGTTCTCGAGAAAGTGGTGGAAATGGATCTTATTGACCGGTTTCTCCATTGGCTGCACCTGTTCCGTAAAGATGGTTGGTTTGTTTGTCACCACACTTGTAGGTATATACACTGTGGTAGATCTCTGGAACAAGTTGGGTGATAAGTCCATCTCATGGAAGAAGTACACGCAACACTGGCTTGCCAGAATCCTTGCGTTAATTGCTATCCCcatttccatcttcttACTTTCGTTCAAACTCCACTTTGATCTCTTGTACAAGTCTGGAACAGGTGACGCCAATATGTCGTCGCTTTTCCAAGCCAACTTAGTCGGCTCCGATGTTGGGGGTGGTCCCAGAGAAATCTCTATTGCTCATTCAGTAATCACATTGAAGAACCAAGGCTTGACCGGTGGACTTTTGCATTCTCATGTTCAGACTTTCCCAGAAGGTTCCAAGCAGCAACAGGTTACTACCTACGGCCACAAGGATTCTAATAACAACTGGGTGTTCCAGAGATCGAGAGGTGAGACCCCCTATGATACCTCTAACAACAACACTGAGATCGAATACGTTCTTGACGGCATGAAGATCAGAGTAATGCACCCACAGACTGGAAGAAACTTGCACACTCACGATATTCCTGCTCCTGTCACCAAGGGCCACCATGAAGTAGCCTGCTACGGTAACATGACCATTGGTGACTTGAAGGATAACTGGTTCGTTGAAATCGTAGAACAGCAGTCTGACGAAGACAAGTTGAGACTTCATCCTTTGACTACTTCCTTcagattgaagaatgaagtcATGAACTGTTACTTGGGTGTGACAGGAGTATCTTTGCCTCAGTGGGGTTTCAGACAAGGTGAAGTTGCCTGCTTCAAGAACCCATTCAAGAAGGACAAGAGAACATGGTGGAACATTGAAAACAACAGAAACGAGATCTTACCACCTGCTCCCGctgacttcaagttgccCAAGACAAAGTTCCTCAAGGACTTTATCCAGCTTAACGTCGCCATGATGGCTACCAACAATGCTTTGGTTCCTGACTCTGATAAGCAAGACGACTTGGCTTCTGAGGCATGGCAATGGCCTACCTTAAATGTAGGTATCAGAATGTGTAGTTGGGCCAAGGATAAGGtcaagtacttcttgattggtTCCACAGTTAACACCTGGGCTTCTTCTGTAGGTGTGGTTCTCTTTGCTTTCCTCACTCTCTACTACTTGATCAGATGGCAGAGACAGATTGTCGACTTCCCAGCCAGCGAGCCtaacaagttgaaattgttcttgatggGAGGTATCTACCCAATGTTCGGCTGGGGTTTACATTTCATGCCATTCGTCATTATGGGAAGAGTCACTTACGTCCATCATTATGTGCCAGCGCTCTACTTCGCCTTGATTGTGTTGTGCTACGAAATCGAAAGCTTCACTTCTCCTTTGAACAAGGGTGGTTCCGTCAAGAAATACATCCGTGGTGCCATCTATATAGCCTGGTACGCTGCTGTTATTGGTGCTTTCTGGTACTGGAGATACATCTCGTGGGGTTTGGAGGGTGCTAAGGAAGACTGGAAGCACTTGGACCTCTTACCAACATGGAGAATTTCTGACGACAGATACCGCTAG
- the ISA2 gene encoding mitochondrial protein required for iron metabolism (Mitochondrial Fe-S cluster biosynthesis protein ISA2 (contains a HesB-like domain)~go_funtion molecular function unknown), which produces QEDIDDFNATKLVHGKTDMQIAITKKASEKLNKIAVDDNNINTALKIGVESGGCHGFQYNLDLTDLEKELAQDEDDELLVFKRIDESGNIAQIILDESSLEILQDSKLDYTKELIGSSFKIVDSPYTSTSCGCGASFDFDFEKLQKTKRERAASK; this is translated from the coding sequence CAAGAAGATATCGACGACTTCAATGCAACTAAGCTTGTCCATGGAAAGACGGATATGCAGATTGCCATAACAAAAAAAGCCAGTGAGAAGCTCAACAAAATAGCAGTGGATGATAACAATATTAACACAGCATTGAAAATAGGTGTAGAAAGTGGAGGATGTCACGGATTCCAGTATAACTTAGATCTCACcgacttggaaaaggaaCTTGcccaagatgaagatgacgaattACTTGTATTCAAGAGAATAGACGAATCCGGAAACATTGCCCAGATAATCTTGGATGAGTCGTCGTTGGAAATCTTGCAAGATTCTAAGCTAGACTATACTAAAGAATTGATAGGAAGCTCGTTCAAAATCGTTGATTCCCCATACACTTCTACTTCGTGTGGATGTGGAGCTTcgtttgattttgatttcgaAAAGTTACAAAAGACCAAGAGAGAACGAGCAGCTTCCAAATAA
- a CDS encoding predicted protein: MDNYNDDLYPLALLMDELKHDDVSNRVEAMQKLDNIAIALGPERTLKELLPFLNDVAQDDEEEVFAVLASKLGDFVPLVGGHENCEPLIQILTILASMEEPIVRDKAIDSLYKISLELTLDELTGIFLTLIRSLSQGNWFSKKVASCGLYKAVILKVNSSARRDLLNLYLKLVTDDYPMVRRAAANNLPHLINLLTEFTEEKPNDVNKINNEDWEIISKMFQHLINDDQDSVKFLSIDVLIAILEFFQKINEYSFNSDFLTSALKLIKDESWRVRYTAADRFTKIAKNFTNEESDLFQLIDPFISLMKDNEGEVRKAIAKQLPSFCELLTKYQSTRATILSKIIPVVNELSQDSQDNVRASLASTITGLSPILEKQSTIDKLLPIFLVMLKDEFPDVRLNIISNLSVVDETIGINLLSTNLLPAITELAQDYKWRVRLAIIEYIPKLAKQLGESFFNDELLSLCMSWLWDPVFAIRDAAVNNLKDLTIIFGSDWANNEIITRLLNNGDKIDEDDKIDYSNFIIRITCLFAITKLIPVVDYQIIVKKVLPFINSLITDAVPNIRFNVAKSYLILVETFVRNKSKLPIKDEELKKLINLEILANLEKLSNDTDVDVRFYASKSIQGIQDLLN; the protein is encoded by the coding sequence ATGGACAACTACAACGACGACTTGTATCCTTTGGCATTGCTCATGGACGAGTTGAAACATGACGATGTGTCCAACCGTGTGGAAGCCATGCAGAAATTGGACAATATCGCCATCGCTTTGGGCCCTGAACGGACGCTCAAGGAATTGTTGCCCTTTTTAAACGACGTAGCCCAGGACGATGAGGAAGAAGTCTTTGCTGTATTGGCTTCAAAGCTTGGAGACTTTGTCCCGCTTGTAGGGGGCCACGAGAACTGTGAACCATTAATTCAGATCTTAACCATTCTCGCATCGATGGAAGAACCCATTGTCAGAGATAAAGCCATCGACTCATTGTACAAGATCAGTTTAGAGTTGACTCTCGACGAGTTGACCGGTATATTCTTGACATTGATTCGTAGCTTAAGTCAAGGTAATTGGTTTTCTAAGAAGGTAGCCAGTTGTGGTTTGTACAAAGCTGTAATTCTCAAGGTAAACTCTTCTGCAAGAAGggatttgttgaatttgtaCTTGAAATTGGTTACTGACGACTACCCCATGGTCAGGAGAGCGGCAGCCAACAACTTACCTCATCTCATCAACCTTCTCACGGAATTCACCGAAGAAAAACCCAACGAcgtcaacaagatcaacaacGAAGACTGGGAAATAATCTCGAAGATGTTCCAGCACCTCATCAATGACGACCAGGACTCGGTCAAATTCTTAAGTATTGATGTTTTGATTGCCATTCTTGAGTTCTTCCAAAAGATCAACGAATACAGCTTCAACTCCGACTTTTTGACCAGCgctttgaagttgatcaaggatGAAAGTTGGAGAGTGCGTTACACTGCTGCTGACCGTTTCACCAAGATCGCCAAAAACTTcaccaatgaagaaagtgaCTTGTTCCAGTTGATCGATCCTTTTATCTCGTTGATGAAAGACAATGAGGGTGAAGTAAGAAAAGCTATCGCTAAGCAATTGCCTAGTTTCTGTGAGCTTTTGACCAAATACCAATCCACTAGAGCCACTATTCTCTCTAAGATCATCCCTGTAGTGAACGAGTTGAGCCAGGACTCCCAAGATAACGTCAGAGCCTCGTTGGCATCCACCATCACAGGCTTGTCGCCCATCTTAGAGAAGCAATCCACCATAGATAAGCTTTTGCCCATTTTCTTAGTAATGTTGAAGGACGAGTTCCCAGACGTGAGATTGAACATCATCTCCAACTTGTCTGTTGTGGATGAAACCATTGGTATCAACCTCTTGTCGACAAACTTGTTGCCTGCCATTACTGAGTTGGCTCAAGACTACAAGTGGAGAGTCAGATTGGCCATCATCGAATACATTCCCAAGTTGGCTAAACAGCTTGGTGagtctttcttcaacgatgaGTTGTTGTCGTTGTGCATGTCGTGGTTGTGGGATCCCGTATTTGCCATTCGTGATGCTGCcgtcaacaacttgaaggatttgACCATCATCTTTGGTTCAGATTGGGCCAACAACGAAATCATCACTCGCTTGTTGAATAACGGCGACAAGattgacgaagacgacaagATCGACTACTCTaacttcatcatcagaATAACATGCCTATTTGCCatcaccaagttgattCCCGTCGTCGACTACCAAATAATAGTGAAGAAGGTATTGCCCTTCATCAACAGTTTAATCACAGACGCTGTGCCCAACATAAGATTCAACGTAGCCAAGTCGTACCTCATATTGGTGGAGACATTTGTACGCAACAAGAGCAAGTTGCCCATCAAGgacgaagagttgaaaaagttgatcaacttggaaattcTTGCTAACTTAGAAAAGTTGCTGAACGACACTGATGTTGACGTCAGATTCTACGCTAGCAAAAGTATTCAGGGTATCCaagacttgttgaactaA
- the PMU3 gene encoding phosphoglycerate mutase: MATNPSSLDVLDSHISSGEAEEYISKLKQFEATLATYWKFEVVPAIFQQSLAETDESKFNYLDNHFGILQSWDSIVEKLNKLNASGGPDESYKLVFLARHGQGFHNLAHSKYGNKAWNEHWSKLNGDGEIVWGPDPNLTELGISQAKENAAVWKQELVNNLILPTKWFVSPLSRSIDTLINTWKDIVDLQKVNPLIQEKLRETTGIHTCDKRSPRRVIAEKYESKGLIIEPGFEEEDTYYKDDYRETVAEHSLRINKNLQQIFSEYPQDSILSFTSHSGSIRAQLLALGHRSFAVGTGGMIPVFVKATRHHNKL, translated from the exons ATGGCCACCAATCCTAGTTCATTGGATGTGCTCGACTCGCACATTTCTAGCGGAGAAGCTGAGGAATACATCAGCAAATTGAAGCAGTTCGAAGCTACTTTAGCTACCTACTGGAAATTCGAGGTTGTGCCAGCGATATTCCAGCAATCATTGGCGGAAACGGACGAGCTGAAGTTCAACTACTTGGACAACCATTTCGGGATCTTGCAGTCGTGGGATTCTATCGTAGAGAAActcaacaaattgaatgCTTCCGGTGGCCCAGATGAATCGTACAAGCTTGTGTTTTTAGCCAGACACGGCCAGGGTTTCCACAATTTGGCCCACTCTAAGTACGGGAATAAAGCTTGGAATGAACACTGGTCAAAGCTCAATGGCGATGGCGAAATCGTCTGGGGTCCAGATCCTAACTTGACGGAATTGGGAATCTCCCAGGCCAAGGAAAACGCTGCTGTGTGGAAACAAGAGTTGGTCAACAAT TTGATTTTACCCACTAAATGGTTTGTGTCTCCGTTGAGCAGATCCATTGACACTTTAATCAATACCTGGAAGGATATCGTAGATTTGCAAAAGGTCAATCCACTTATCCAGGAAAAGTTGAGAGAAACGACTGGTATCCATACCTGTGACAAAAGGTCACCTAGAAGAGtaattgctgaaaaatacGAGAGTAAAGGACTTATAATCGAGCCTGGcttcgaagaagaagacaccTACTACAAGGATGATTATCGTGAAACTGTAGCTGAACATTCACtcagaatcaacaagaaccTCCAGCAGATCTTCAGTGAATATCCACAGGATTCGATTCTCAGTTTCACCAGTCATTCCGGTTCTATCAGAGCACAGCTTCTTGCATTGGGACATCGTTCTTTTGCAGTGGGAACGGGAGGCATGATTCCCGTGTTCGTCAAGGCTACTAGACACCACAACAAGCTTTAG